The following coding sequences lie in one Mycobacterium gordonae genomic window:
- a CDS encoding PAC2 family protein produces MPNLHNTVVVAAFEGWNDAGDAASDAVTHLAAIWDALPIVEIDDEAYYDYQVNRPVIRQVDGVTRELEWPAMRISHCRPPDSDRDVVLMHGVEPNMRWRTFCDELLAVIDKLNVDTVVILGALLADTPHTRPVPVSGAAYSSESARLFGLEETRYEGPTGIAGVFQYACVAAGIPAVTFWAAVPHYVSHPPNPKATVALLRRVEEVLDVEVPLGDLPAQAEAWEQEITEMAADDEELAEYVQSLEQHGDAAVDVNEALGKIDGDALAAEFERYLRRRRPGFGL; encoded by the coding sequence CTGCCCAACTTGCACAACACCGTCGTAGTGGCGGCTTTCGAGGGCTGGAACGATGCCGGTGACGCAGCCAGCGACGCAGTGACCCACCTGGCTGCTATCTGGGATGCGCTGCCGATCGTCGAGATCGACGACGAGGCCTACTACGACTACCAGGTCAACCGTCCTGTCATCCGTCAGGTCGACGGCGTCACCCGGGAGTTGGAGTGGCCGGCGATGCGGATATCGCACTGCCGCCCGCCCGACAGCGACCGCGACGTGGTGTTGATGCACGGGGTCGAGCCGAACATGCGCTGGCGCACCTTTTGCGACGAGCTGCTGGCCGTCATCGACAAACTCAACGTCGACACCGTGGTCATTCTCGGGGCGCTGCTTGCCGACACGCCGCACACGCGGCCGGTGCCGGTGTCCGGCGCGGCGTACTCGTCGGAATCGGCGCGGCTGTTCGGCCTGGAAGAGACCCGCTACGAGGGTCCGACGGGCATCGCCGGGGTCTTCCAATACGCCTGCGTGGCGGCCGGTATCCCGGCGGTGACGTTCTGGGCGGCGGTGCCGCACTATGTGTCGCACCCACCCAACCCGAAGGCGACGGTGGCGCTGTTGCGGCGGGTGGAGGAAGTGCTCGATGTCGAGGTGCCGCTGGGTGACCTGCCGGCCCAGGCCGAGGCGTGGGAGCAGGAGATCACTGAGATGGCCGCCGACGACGAGGAACTGGCCGAATACGTGCAGTCGCTCGAGCAGCACGGCGACGCGGCGGTGGATGTCAACGAAGCGCTGGGCAAGATCGACGGTGACGCGCTGGCCGCCGAGTTCGAGCGGTATCTGCGACGGCGCCGGCCGGGATTCGGGCTGTAA